Proteins found in one Schistocerca serialis cubense isolate TAMUIC-IGC-003099 chromosome 5, iqSchSeri2.2, whole genome shotgun sequence genomic segment:
- the LOC126481906 gene encoding uncharacterized protein LOC126481906, translating to MDDCKPIGTPLATVIKLDVAAASTAHGTEYPFRELLRALVYIAIATRPDICHAVNELSQYNNSHNLVHWQAAKRILRYLEGTINKKLTYVKDKEGIFSFADADWGNSDADRKSYTGYYFILCKSAISWCSRKQRIVALSSTEYLRSSKGGNSPINLREGAGFSAAVKSCTVQ from the coding sequence ATGGATGACTGCAAGCCCATAGGAACCCCGTTGGCGACCGTGATCAAACTGGATGTTGCAGCTGCAAGTACAGCACATGGGACTGAGTATCCATTCAGGGAACTGCTCAGAGCGTTGGTGTACATCGCCATTGCCACTCGCCCTGATATATGCCATGCAGTCAACGAGCTAAGCCAATACAACAACAGCCATAATCTTGTTCACTGGCAGGCAGCTAAACGAATCCTTAGATACCTCGAGGGGACAATTAACAAGAAACTAACCTACGTCAAGGATAAAGAGGGAATATTCAGTTTTGCAGATGCTGACTGGGGAAATTCTGATGCTGACAGGAAGTCGTATACTGGTTACTACTTTATCTTGTGCAAGTCAGCAATCTCATGGTGTTCGCGCAAGCAGAGGATAGTCGCTCTCTCATCAACTGAGTATCTCCGAAGCAGCAAAGGAGGCAATTCGCCTATCAACCTTCGTGAAGGAGCTGGGTTTAGCGCAGCTGTCAAAAGTTGTACTGTTCAGTGA